ATCGGCTCGCCCAGGCCCGGTTTCACGCCCTCGGCCACGACGGTGATCTTCGCACCGACCGAATCCTGGTCGCGGCGCAACTGGTCCATGTAGGCTTCCAGTTCCGGCACCTTGTCCGGGTCCGGACAGAAGAACGCGTTGTCTTCAACGCTGTCCCAGGTCTTGAACGGAATTTCGATCGGACCGAGCTGGCTCATGTAGCCACGGATGACAATGCCTTGGGTCGCCAGGTATTGCTTGGCAATGGCGCCGGCCGCCACGCGCATCGCGGTTTCACGGGCCGAGCTGCGTCCGCCGCCACGGTAGTCGCGTTCACCGTATTTGTGATGGTAGGTGTAGTCGGCGTGGGCCGGGCGGAACAGGTCCTTGATCGCCGAGTAGTCCTTGGACTTCTGGTCGGTATTACGGATCAGCAGGCCGATGGCGCAACCGGTGGTGCGGCCTTCGAACACCCCGGAGAGGATTTCGACTTCGTCGGGTTCCTGGCGCTGGGTGGTATGGCGACTGGTGCCGGGCTTGCGACGGTCCAGATCACGCTGCAGATCCTGCACGGACAGCTCGAGGCCGGGCGGGCAGCCGTCGACAATGGCGACCAACGCCGGGCCATGGCTTTCGCCCGCGGTGGTGACAGTGAACAGCTTGCCGAAGGTATTGCCGGACATGCGGAGCGCTCCGTGATATCAGTTGAATCAAGTCAACCGTAATAACTTAAGGCGGCCAGTATACGCAGGCTAACCGACTAGTTCATCCTCGAAACCTTACCGGTAGACGTTGGTCCAACCGGCACCTCTCCAATGATGGCGCGATGATGCTGCGAGTTCTGCTGTTCACCCTCACCCTGTTTACCGTCGCGGCCCAGGCCGCCTCCCCTGTCGTGCTGCAACGGCCCATCAGCCTCGACACCGGCAGCGGTGAGCTGTTTGGCTCGCTGCTGTTGCCGCAGTCCGACCACCCCGTGCCGGTGGTGCTGATCATCGCCGGTTCAGGCCCCACCGACCGCAACGGCAACAGCGCCGACGGCGCGCGCAACGACAGCCTCAAGCGCCTGGCCTGGGTGCTGGCCCGACACAATATCGCCAGCGTGCGCTATGACAAACGCGGCGTGGCCG
This genomic stretch from Pseudomonas orientalis harbors:
- the aroC gene encoding chorismate synthase, producing the protein MSGNTFGKLFTVTTAGESHGPALVAIVDGCPPGLELSVQDLQRDLDRRKPGTSRHTTQRQEPDEVEILSGVFEGRTTGCAIGLLIRNTDQKSKDYSAIKDLFRPAHADYTYHHKYGERDYRGGGRSSARETAMRVAAGAIAKQYLATQGIVIRGYMSQLGPIEIPFKTWDSVEDNAFFCPDPDKVPELEAYMDQLRRDQDSVGAKITVVAEGVKPGLGEPIFDRLDAELAHALMSINAVKGVEIGAGFACVAQRGTEHRDEMTPQGFLSNNAGGILGGISSGQPIVAHLALKATSSITTPGRSIDVHGNPVDMITKGRHDPCVGIRATPIAEAMMAIVLMDHLLRNRGQNADVQVSTPVLGQL